The following is a genomic window from Mycteria americana isolate JAX WOST 10 ecotype Jacksonville Zoo and Gardens chromosome 14, USCA_MyAme_1.0, whole genome shotgun sequence.
GAGTTTAGCAGTCTGGGATAGCAACAGCAGGTCAGGTTAGAAGATACCAATACTCTTGGGAGGAAAGAACTGGAAGGTTTCCTTCAGTTCCTGTAGTAGGGAAACTATGAGAAGTGGGTACATCGAGACTCCTAGCTTATTACTGCAAAAAGGCAAAACCATACAGGGGAATGCTGGAAAAGCGAAGAGCTTGGGAAGCGTGCTCTTCCCTGCTGTCCTGTAGCACATCACGATGACATGCAGCAACACTGAACAGagcagctgccagccagggcaCAGAAAGACAGGCGAGAGGACAGCCTTGCCGAATGCCACGGCCTCGCCCCCACTAAGCAGACCCCGGTCAGAACGGCTTCTGGCAGCAATCCTTTTATCTGAAAATACTCAGCTGAGCAGTGCTCTGTCAGAAGGATGAAGGGCTGAGCTGAGCCTGTTAGGATTACAACTGGGGGGTGGGAAGGTTTGTAGGATGAAGGAGTGAGAAGGTAAACAAACAGCACATTCCTCTGGCTCCTGTTGGCAGGAGAAGGGATCTCCTGgtgaagggagggagaaggagggattgcacagaaaagccaaagaaaaccaCATGTGGTTCTCTTCCAAAAAAACACTGAGGTCAGACTTGTCTTACAGCTCTATAAGCTCATAGGTACCAACCAACTGGCTCTTGTAGGAAGCAGGAAGCACACTGCCATCCACTGTGTTCTTAGCAGCAGGATCTATTTTAATGTTAGTGAGAGAGAATGCAGGCCAAAATCTCCATGAGGGGAAATATATTAAGAGTATTTGGGGGAAGTATGTTGTGCTTGTGCTCCTGCAAGAGAGTGTTCTCCAGCAGAGAGGGCAGCTGGGGCTCAATTAGTAAAACTCAGCTGCAGTTAGGCAGCCAAAGAATAAGGAAGAAGTTATTTTATGTTGCAACATGGATAAAGTCAAGTGAAAGGAATAAAACTCCCAATGTTAGTCCTGTTTTATGCAGGTCACTCACTCGTATCTTTAAGGGCAAGTCTAGTCCCAAGCCTGTTTCCCCCATCTATAAACTGGAAATAAGGATTACTTATTTCATAACAAAACATGCTGTCTGCTAGCCTTTGTGAATCGCTTAGATGTTTCTGGAGTAAAAGTACTGCAGAAGTATTAGATTACTTTTTCCCAAGGGGAAGAATGGAGACAAGATTTAACAACAAATATTTGAACAGAAAGGTAATTAAACCCCACCACTCAACTCTTCAGTTCAGATTGCATTGAATACAACAAAGTTGTACCAAATCAATGATCTGCAGCTGCCTTAATCCTCCTGAAATATTCCTTCCTTGAAGTTTCCTATAGTCTTTCTCTCCCAAGTGCTCCCAACATTGAGCGGTACAAATCACTGCATAAACATTATGTCACACTTGTGCTAGATCCAGCCCTGAAATCACATCAGCTTGACATCTGTAGCTGGACATGTGCTGCAGTCTTTGGGTCACCCCTTCTTGAAGCTTTAAAGTGCCTACAGACAATTGCTTTGGGCTTTCTGTCTCTAGAGTAAAGAAATGGATTAAGAACAACCTAAGATAATGTGTCTGTCAGAAGAGCACAAGGCTGGAACAAAGCTCTAGAATCTTCCAGGACTAATGTCATAAATCTTTCAGCTTTAATAAGGCCACATGTTGCTATTGAGCCTTTAGCCCCCAAATTTTACAACTGACTACAGTTTGAGTATAATTATAATTTGTGACGTAGCTGCATTTAACTCCACGGTCTAGCCTGCTCACCATGGCAAAGACTTAAGCGATAATGCTCTAAACAGCAAGTTGATTCTAAGCATGTAAGCATTACCTAAACACTTCCTACAAACTCAAATCCATCTCGGAACAAGTTACCCATTTTTAAATATTGGTATTTCCTGGAAGAGCCAGTTGCTTGTAGCAATCAATGCAACTACTCTGCAGAATAAAGAACCATTTAATAGTGGTTATTTTTACTATGAAGTTTCAATGCCAATGCCCTTCAATCTGCAAACCTCTTGGCCTTCTAAGAAATACAGACATTTGAACAGTTAGTCTTGTATCTGAGGTCAGTTTGCTTGTATTTTCATGTGCCCCTTTGCTATCCACCAGTTAAAGGTTGAAGACCCTTTGCTGTATCCCACAGCTGATCCTAGATAAGGTACCTACTATGAGAGACTTCTGCAGCTCTATCTTCCTCAAGGGACGTTCCACTAGTAAGATACATACTCTTCCTAGCTCTTCACTGGAAATTCCTTTATACACCTGGCAATGAGACTGAGTTCTCTTTCCACGCTATTGATCGAAGAGAAACAGCGGCTCCTGCTATCAGCTCTTTACTGAGCAGGGAACTATCGCTCTCCTTGGGATAGGCAGTCCCTTCTTGAAGCTGTAACAATATTCAGCTTTGCCTCGATTCTCAAGCAAGGTGAAACTTGCAAATGAAAAATTCCTACCTTCTTGTCTTTGTCCGCTCATGATCCAAGCTAAAGATTACCATGTCCCAGAGCAAATAAGAACCTGTCACCCAACAGTATTTCTACCAGCTCCCTGTTTCACAACCACATCCTGCTTTTCCTCAACCAGTTGCTCTGGTTCTCCCCTGCCTGACTCATCTCTTTCCTTAGCCAGCCTGCTGTTCTGCTATCCTCAAGACTGCTCTCGTGCTCCTTCTTGAGTCATCTGACTTGGCGGCCACTCATGTTTACCAGACGGCTCCTTTTCATCACACCACCACTGCCTCCTCTCGCTCCTCCGCAGCTCTTGGAGCCACTTGAACTTGCTTCAGACCCCTCAGGAGCAGAGAGCAGGCAAtgctccccctgctctccccgcAGTCAGCATTCGGTGGCTCCGTCTGATCCCCGTATGCTGCTggagcctcctccctgccagttcctgcaggcagaggagcagcctggggaagTTCCCTGCACACCTCATTAGCAAGCAAACACCAATACTTTTCCACATGCTTATTAATCTGCTTCCATCACGTCCATAGCCCTTCCTTCTGTCATCTTCCGTCCCAAGACCATTCAAAAACAGTAGGTCCTACTGGCACGTGTTTGTGAGGAGGATTTTTGAATTCCACCGCAAAGGTAGCGGCACACCTTTCCCAGCCAGAAACAAAACTTTAATTACGACAAGTCAAAAGTGAGTAGCACAGCGCAAGTCTGCAGTGCTTTGCAATCGATCAGGCACATTTTAGAATAAATCCATCTGAGGAGCTAGGAAGCTGTTCCTTGATATTCTACATGCTAATTCAGCAATTAAGAGGGCAAGAGGTGTTCCTACACCATAGGTTTTATACATCAGTATGCCAGCACCAAGTCTGTACCTTTCTAAAGAATGTCTTAATTCCTTAATAGTCCATTTACCCTGACAGGGGAGAATAATCAGCTGGCTTTCACTAAGCACTTAAAAGGTAAGCTTGTTCAGACCTTACTAAGGCAGCTATTGAGCCAGCACTGTCCACAAGGAACTTCCCCAGCAGATGCTACAGAAAGTCACCCAGGCTGGCAGCCAAAAGGTCTGCAATAAAAGACTGAGTAACCTTTTTATTGGGGGTGGTGGTGCCAATCCCCCCCTTTCCCAGAAGCCAAAGTTCCTGCTTGGGAATGAAAAGCCACATTGTCCAGATAAAAATCTCTCAAGTTACACAGTGCACATAGACTTAGAGTAAGCCTCAGGGACTTGCACTGAGTTTCTTACCTATAAGGCTCACCTGTAGTACAGTTTGCTTAAAATTGTTTAGATCAAAACCCCTGTCACAGCCACGTAACTTGAACTGATGTGTGTGGGCCAGCATGCCGCCAGCATGTGTTCAAAACCAACTCTCAAATACCACGTAGCACCCAAAACAGCTGCTAAAAATACACAATATCCAAAGCATTGGGGGGGAAGAGGTGAAAGAGCTATCGAGTGACGAGTTTGAGGAGTTCAGctaagaaaagcaacagcagaccAGCTTTCTAGATGCTAACGTTCTctcttaaaaaacccaagaaccaTAACTGTTCAAACTTTAAGACCTATTTGCAGTATCAGGGATTTAacttcttcagggttttttttggccttgctgctattttttaaagctttatctGCTGGTATGACTCAGCCGGAAAAAGTGAGTCTTTTGGCAAAGGCCTTACCCCAGTCTTTGGTAAGTTCATGCCTTGCACACTTGATGTAGTCTCAGAAATGTGCAACATAATTGGAAACAGTTTCCAAAAGAGCAGCAAATCCTTGACTGACCAAGCCTCGGGGTTATGAAGTGTTCTGATTTCTCAAGCTAGAGACAAGCCAAAGCGACTCATTTTGTGGAAAGCGGAGGCTCTCTGTTGAGCCACTCTCTTCACCACTTCCATAGCAGCTCTCTGAGCTTCGTTACTGACTGGGGAATTGATTAGCCTGTATCCAGAGGTAGTGCAGTGCACTCACAGCACCAGGACCAACACGCTTCCACCTGTGAGCAGGAAGGCAGCAGTATGATCAGTGTTTCTCTGCACAGGAAATTGCAGGAGCAGACCCTTAAGTCAGCCAGCTCTGTGGTGGGAAGAGATGTCAACATTGACAGTTGTCATCTGAAGTATCACTACTTTCATTTGTACTATTTAATTTGTACTATTCATTTATTAATTCTCAGCGGTCCTCATTCCCACCCTCTGCCTTTGTTTAACTGCCAAAGACCGTGAATTCCAGGCCCATTCCAAGTTCTCTGAAAAACgtaattatttttagttttaatttagaTCTCTTCTCTACCTTTTGTGCCTTCAACAGGCTTCAGAAGTCTGAATACAGCCTGATAAAGGCCagttttctgtgtctttggtaAAGAGAGGCAAAAATGCGCTATCGGTAAGGGGTTCTGGGGAGTCATGACATGTAGGTTGGAAAGGGAAAAGTTCCTCCACTACGACAGTATTTGTGAGATCAATTGTAATGTTTCAGTACAGGGGTAATGAAGTACAGGAGAGTTCAGTGTGTGTGGACTGCATCTTAAATGCAGCTTTGTATTTCATCTTCTCTTGCACTTGCGTGTTCGGGATGTAACGAGCAACATTCGTACAACAGAACGGCTTGTAAACTCGCTTTGCAACTGGCTGAAAGCATCCACGGGGTCAGGGGGAGGGTGCCTGGCCGGGGACAGCAGCGCTGCGGAGTGCCGTGTTCTGTGGTGGACAAAAGGATATCGAGAGTTGTCTTGCTCCGGGGAGAAACGGGCCTGGGTTTGCTTTTGGAAGGTGCTAGAGCGAGCTATGAGATGTGCCTGACTGAGAACAGAGgtagagaggggaggaaaaagagtcTTGGGGGAAGCATACGGTGTTGTTATGTCCGTGTCAGGCTGGCAATGCTCTAAGCAGGCTCGCAGTAGGCTGAACCCGGCTCTTTTATAACCCACGCACGCTCGGCTACGAGAGCGCGGCTCTCCCGCCGTCACGGCACCGGGAAACCCCCCGAGCGCTTCCTCCCGCTCCCCCAGGTCCGGGACTTGTCACCCCCGCCCCGGCACACCCCCGCCTGCCCGCGGACAGCGCCGAGGCCGGCCGGCATGCGGATCGCTTCAAGGGGGCTCCTcttcccccgccccgctcccctcccaccccgcccGCGGCCCGTACTCACGGCGCGGTGCCGCCGCCTCACGCCGCCatcccggggccgccgcgggcccgTCCGCGCCGCGCcctgaggagggaagggagaggccGGCCGCGTCGCCCGGGGGACGCCCGCCGCCTGCGCGCCCCGACAAGGCGCCGCCGTCCCACCAgggccccgccgcggctgcccgccgcccgcctgtcccgggcccggcccggccccgccgcgcacaGCTCCGCCGCGGGCCCGCGctccggcggcggccgggggtgGCGGAGGGGGGAGCGCGGCTCCGTCAGGcggcgccgcgggcagccccgcggggcgggcagtGCGCCTGCGCGGCGGACGGAGGGGCAGTGCGCCtgcgcggcgggagggcggccatGCGCCTGCGCGGGGGTAGGGTCAGGCGGGGCGCGGGCCTGGCCTAGCGTGTTTTGAGTGCTTCCGTGCTTTTCAATAAATTATGTGCATTTATGTGTTCTTTTAATTTCAAGTACTGTTTGCATGCTTCTTGCAGGCTTGTTTTGCGTGGCATTGCGCGGGGCTTGCACGCAGCTAGCAGGCTCTGCGCTTCGCCCCGCGTGGCGTGCTGTTTGCCTGCCTCCTTGCACGGTGCAGGGCGCTGCGCGTTTGCCTGCAGCTGGCGCGATTCTCTGCAGGGCGGCCTGCTTTTTGCATGCTTTCTTGCATGGGGTTGCACGCTGTTTGCAGGCTTTTCTGTGCGTGCAGTTGGCGCGCGTCCTTGCACACCGCTGCACGCTGTTCACGTGCTCGCAGTGTTTGCACTGTGTGGCACGCCGAGTCCGTGCTTTGTTGCGTTCTGTTGCGTACTATTTTTAGGCTTGCTTGCACGCTGCTGCCTTGTCACGCGTGGCAGTGCGCTCTCGGGGGTGACTTGGCCCCAGTTTTCCGTCCTGCAGTAGGGTGGGCATCTGCACCCTTCCTGGTGCTATGCTTCAGAGAGAGGTCGAGCAGACACGGTTCTGTGGCCTCTCCCCTTAAACGCTTTTATTTTTGACATCGCTTGCTGGCAGCTCTCCGGCCGAGCGTCACTGGGCTGGCAGCAAAGCCCAGGCTGCTGTGAgcgctccagctccagcccttctctctgcagacacccagcAGCAGGTTACCAAGCACAGCTCAGCCATGCCACGCTCCGGCTGGGCTCCCAAGGAGGCcatgcagggaagggagagaaacagcccaggaaaaaagccccaaacactAAGATTTTGGATTTTCCCAGCCGTTTGAAACCCACCCAGCCATGGTTGCAGGGCCCCTGTGTTTCCTGCGGGGTTTTCTGCTTGGCTGGCCCATGCACTTGATGGATGTGATAAGACCGACTCCCTCGATGGCCCAGCCGGTTTGAACCCAGCCCGGGATGGTTTCCCCCCGCGCTGCCATTATTCCAGGCTGACCTCTTTACAGGCTGTTTAAATTCCTGCTTTATTGCGCCCCATGGGAATGGCCCCAAAGCCTTTGGCTAATGCCAGCTGGCTAATGCCAGCACCCTTTGCCCGTGGCGGCTGCCAGCTGGCCCCGGCACAGGCTGACCTCATGATCCTCAGCACAGGGACCTTTCTTCCTGCAGAAGCGACGGCCGGGTTTGCAGCGGTGCTGTGTTTCTTGCACTATTTTTGGCTAGTTTGGCTTGCGGAGCCAGCTGCATCCATGGGTGCTGGCCTCGGTGCTTGGGGGCCTTTGCCGGATCCCGCCTAATGCCCGTGGCACGCAGGCTTCgcccggggagctgggctggggggaccctgggCTCTCTGAGCTGCTCCTGCGCATGCTGATGGCTGCAGTCTGTGGGATTTATCCTGGACTTAACCTGAAATAACCTGAGGTCTCCAAATCCTTTTGCAAACTGCAACGTGGACCCTCATGCCCGAGACTCCtggccgtgtccccccacccctgtgctgctgcgggagctgcgcGCTCGTGTGGGTTTCGTTTGGTTGTAGTTCTAGTTTTCTGTAAAGAAACTCAGTTTTGCACTTGAAGCCTGGctggtggagctgcagcagcagtccTGTGGCTGGAAGCAGTGTGAGCTCCCAGCCCTGTGGCGTCCTTCTCAGCAAGCAGGGACGGAGAGGGATCGTCCCAAACTCACGTATTtcggcagctctgcaggctgtgtGGAGCCATCCAGTGGAGTGGATCCATAAGGAGCTGCAAAGAGAAGGGCATCTCTGGTAGGGAAGGGAAAGGTAATCCTAGACCAGCGGGAACAGACTGTTCTGTGCAGGACAGGAGGCAACAGGGTTTTCATGGTCTTTCTGTTCAAGCGGAAGCTTTTATAGGACCTCTGgctgtgctttgctttgattCTGGGGAATATTTCTTCTAATGATTTCCTTGTGTTTCGTTTAGCTGCTTGTAGGCAGTTGTCTGTTCCCATCACAAAAGCCACATCCGAGATGCAAAGGACGTACCCCTGAAAACAGCACCGTCGGAGGCGGAGCAGCACCACCAGCGTCCTCTCGCCGAGCTGTGTGAACTGCAGCAAGGCAGTACcttgtattttatgaaaataactgaagagcGCAGTGGTGCTGGTGTTCCTGCATTCCCAgcccagggcactgggagggaatgTCCCACCAGCTGTCCCACCAGCACAGCCCggctggctgcagctcagcaCTTGGGGTCTGCTGAGCCCAGAGGCTCCCCGAAGCTTTGGGGACACCGTGGGTGCAGGGGAGCCGTCAGGCAGACGTGCCGAAATGATAccgaggaggcagaggaggatcttgtgctgcagcagaggggTGAGCAGGTGGAGGGGTTTCAAAATGCTGCAAATAGAAGATGGGAGCAAGAGAAGctttttcctgagaaagaaaataaacccttgCCACGGCTGAGGGGACAGACATACATCACGACCAACAATTCATTTGCAAACTGGCTCAAATGTGGTGAAGTGTGGCAGGAGGGAGCTGTGAAATGTGGCAGTTGTGGAAGGTGAGATGGTAGAGCAGATGAACCCATCTGTTTACTGCAGATCACACCCCTTCCCCTTACCATGTCTGCATCTCCTTCCGGCTGACTTGGGTAGCGCACCAGAGACTTAGCAGCTCACAGAGTCTTACGGGGTCCACTCTGCCTGTGGGGTTGAGAAAGTAAAACCAACCAGGACCAGCACAAATGTACAAAACAGCTCAAGTTTACTTCCAGCGTCGTTCCCAGCACATAAGTTACCCCTCTCCCAAACAGAAGCCTTATACCTTTCCCAATCCCGTAGCAGCGCGGTTTAGTAGTCAGTGGGCTTAGAGCCGTTTCCCATCCTGATGATGGAAGTGATCTCTCAGCTTGTTGGACCTCAGAGAGACCCAGGCAGCAAAATGGAGCAGGTTGCTTCCAACAAAGACAAGAGGCAGCAGCGCTCTGCTCCCTGGGTCTCCCCACGGAGCCCCGTGGCCAGCGCCGGCTGCCCTGGTTTCTCTCAGAGGGGGGGCACCCCCCTGAATTTGCGGATGATGTTGGCCAGCCGCTTGGCCAGCCCACCCCGGCTCGGCTCTTCCACGTGAAACGTTCTGGTCAGCAGGTTGTAGAAGGAGCCGTAGCACACTGCCACCACGGTGCAGGTCAGGCAGATGACGTTATAGGGCATGCTGAAGTCTGGCGTCGGCAAGTTCACCAGCAGCGGCTCCGTGTACAGGCGCACAAAATAGCTGGAGCCATCAGAGGAAGGAAACCTGGGGAGCGGAAGCAGGAAAGGGAGCGTCAGCCCGCACAGGACCGCTGCTTCGTCCTCACCAGACGGGATGACAGTGGCCCGCAGCCCGCAGGTGCTGCAGtacagccccgctccccagcacAGGCACACTCACAGCGAGGTGAAGAGAGGGCTCTGCTCCACATCCACGTCCTTCATCGCAATGACGCTGGGCACCAGGGCACTAAGCACAGATGAACTAAGGAGACAGAGGACATGCTAGTGTCAGTCCTGTCAGCAACGAGACAGCAAGAGTTCTTCCTGTCCCCAGAGACCTGGGCAAGTCCTACACGAGGCCCAGAAGGGGATGAGGAGCTGAGGTATGTCGTTACCTGACGTAAAAGCCGTGATTGGGGTCAGGCGTGTACTCTGTCCACTTCAATAAGGCCCTCTCAAACTGGATTGTGATCTTGGTGACAGAGTTGGCTGGCAGCTGGATCAGCATTTCCAAGAGGTGAGGCCGTCTCCGGTCCTGGGCTGGCTGGTAGTGGATGTAACCTAACGCCAAAGAGACGTGTCAGTGGCACCGGGGGGACCTTGTCCAATCTCACATTGCCTGGACATCTcccatggggtgggtgctcctgcTTCCACTGTCCTGGGAGAGGTTTTCTGGGCAAGTGAAGATGCACAGGTAGCAAAAAGCATGTGTTAAAGCTAAATCTGGCTGGTCTTTAGAGCTGATGACCCATGAAAGTCATGTGTTCATAAGGAAAGGTACAAGTGCAAAATAAGACCCAGTCCTCAGTTTTAAATCGAGCCTCCTTTACTACAAAAATCAGTTCACTTTGGTTTAGACCCTTGTTGGATTACGAAACACTGTCCATGTGCCTCTTATAAAACAGACTTAATAAAGTCTCATCTGCTGTGAGTGCTGAATTGAAGGCTAGGAAAACATCCTAACATGTTTTGTTTCGCAGTCCAGTTTCCCAGTGATCACTGGGGCCCGAGGGAGGGACTAAACCATCTCTGGAATGAGCCGCTTGTGCCAAGGGAACCAGGTGGCATGTGCTCCTGGGAGGGTTTACTTACTcggcttgttttccttccccttcgTGATGATAGTCAGAGTGTGCACATAGAGTCGCAGATACCACGGCACAGTCTCCAGCAGGATCACGGGGAAGGCCCGGTACGGGTGAGTATTGTAGATAAGCGTGCTGATCTCTCCGGTCTGCAGCCCGTATCCACTCACGTAGCGCTGAGCGTGGAGTATGGGTGTTGGCAGTTCCGCTGCGAAAGAGAAAGGACACAGGAATGGGGGGCCATGCCAGGTGATTTTTAGGCCTGGAGCCCTGACCAGCAGTGCAGGTGGAGTGAAATTCTGGTCACTCACAGCTGTCTTGGGGCCGCTTCCACTTCAGCTGCACATTGAGGCTGCGAGATGTATTGAAGAGCGAGGGGCTCAGCAGGTCATAGACGGCATAGGTTCTCTTGTCTCCCTGGACAATAGCTTCATGTAATGATGCCGGAGGGGGGGTCACTTCCATCAACTCCTTTTCCTGAGAAAGCAAATGGAGCATGAAAGGCAAAGTGCCCCTTGAAGTAACTGGCAGCACTGGGCAAAGCCCCTCCGGCTGGCTCTGAGCTTTCCCGCCCAACAGCCAGCTCAGTGCTCTTACCGACACCACCGTGCTcatccccacagccctgctcagagGAAGAAAACCACCTCCCTGTGTTAGCCCCGGAGGGCTCCCGGGGGGCCCAGCCATGCAGGGGGTGGAGGCGAGGATATTTCAGAGCCACATGAAATGGCTGAACTGAGGGAGCACGGGGCGTTCTCTGGTCTGTGAGCATTACCTTGTTCTTAGGGGAGATGTCAACGTAGACTTTGCTCTGCGATGCCAGAGGACACGCGTCGGTAAGCGTGCGAGAGAACATCTTAAAGAGGGACCAGTCTGCAGGAAGCAAAGTCAGCGGCAGGCGGAGTGaagtgctgcaggctgggggcaCTCGAGGACCACGGCGCACCGCTGCCAAGCTTACCTTTCTTTCCTTGGCCGCTGGAAAAGGTGTCAAAGACCACAGTGAGGGTCTGTCTGAGCTCCCAGgacacagccaggcaggaggcaTCCTggacaagagaaagagaagcagctcTGATCACACCTTCTGGAGGGGCAGGACACCAGGAGGGAGCTGCAACTGCACCAGGACTGGAAGAATCCCATCGGGACGCAGGTGACACCAGAGAAGCAGGATGACAGCTGTGTTAGACACAGCGAAGCCACCGCAGGGGAGCTGGGCAAACGGGTGTGTCACCTTGCAGTGTCACAAGGCAGCTTTGGATTTTCTCTTGGGGGTGTTAAAGGAGGGAGCCTCGCGCTTACCCTGCAGACGGGGCGGATGTGCACTGCCTGTGAGTGGTAGCTGCTGTGGAACAAGCGCTCGgccttcagcagcacagcaagcccagcctgcagggagaaaaggagaaacacaGGCCCAGGTCTCTTCTCTGCTCCCACTGAGAGAAAGGCCCTGCTAAGACTTCCCAGTGCACACTCCCGGATTGCTGTCGGGAACCCAGACCCATCGGGAGCGGCCCAACGAGGCAGCAGGACTTGCCGATACCTTTGAGCCACATGGGAGCAGCTTCTTCCAAGGCGTGAGGTTCTCTGTGCAGACAACCTCCCGGGGCAGGACAGCATATCGCAGGAGATGGTGATCTGTCCCTGGGCAGGGAGGTGGAGGGTCAACAGGCTGGCACTGCTACGGGCAGGAGAGCCCTCAGCGCACCCCACAGCCCACCACCCTCTCAATATGCCTGAAATGCCAAGAGCTCAATCAGGAATAGATCGCACTCTGTTCGGAGTGATTTGGAAAGAACAGGTAAGGGTATAttctagcagatttttttcatgagtGCCTTAAATCCTCTAGTCCTCactgttttgtaaaatacttttcagagaGACAGACGAGGGCCTGGGAGCATCTGCCATGTACTGCTTGTGAGTTTCCTCTGTTCAAATCCAAGCCTCATGTGTAGGGGGAGGAAATGCTTCCAGGAGGAGGTTTACAGACCTGTTATACACACCCAGACCCAGAGTCATTGCAGGACCTGCGCCTGGACTCCCTGCAGTGGCATGGGGCAGAACTAAAGCTAGAGGCAAGAGCGAGAGAGCGGAGCCAGGTAGCCAAGCCGGGCTCACCGTTGGCTAAGCCCAGGGGTTTGAAGGATGCCGTTGGAGTGACTGTGTTGGTCGAGTCAATGAAGTTGAGAGAAGCACAGAATATTCCCGAGAGGATGTTACTCAGTTCTTTCCAGGCTTTGTCAACACTGTGTGACAACAGATAGCAGAGATTACTCAGCAGCTCGCATCCTCAGAATAACAAGCATTAAGTCAGTAACATTCAATAAATACACCGGGGCGACCATGCTGGCTTTCAGAAGCTGCGAGGAGCATGCAGGCATGGGCTGCTGGTCATGCACGCTCCAGCTCTCTTGGTATTTTATTCTAACGGATGAGATCTGGGGGACATTCACCAAAggggcagcccctgggctggcagggcttCACACAGCCAGGGACCTGGCGGTGGGCACAGCTCGTATgtgaggagagaggctgggggagcagggagagtgTGGGAGGTGACGTGGTGtatggggaaggggctgtgagACCTAAAGCAGCACTTCGGTGCAGCTCTGAAGGCTGACCCGACCAGCAGAGCCGGAATGGGAGGAGAGAGCTCTGTGAGTCCACGCAGAGCTGCTACGGCTCGAACAGGAGCTGTGTGCTAAGGGAGATGGTGACAAGTGTTGGACGGGAGTCAAAGGAAGTGAGTCACAGATGAGAGGTCAAGATATAACCCTCTCGTATTAGCACAGCGAGGGGTTTGTCATCACAGACCCCATGAGGGAATTACTTGTTCCTTTACTGAACAAGGGTTTGCCCTCAGCACCACATCCTGCCCTGCGCGCTGAGCAGGGCTACGTTCTGCTTTTCCTTAGAGCTGCTCCTTGGGGTTGCAGGCTCTTTACTCCAGTGGGCATTTTCCAACCCTGGAGGCCCCCCGCACACACCGTGGCTGCCTCACGCGAGAAGGGCGACAGCTCCCGGGAGCGGTGGCCGTGGGGGGGGCCCCGAAGGGACAGACCTGCGCCCGGGGTACCTACTCGGTGACGGTGGGCTGGAACCAGACCCAGAGCTCGGCGCCGGCGGGTGCCTGGAGGGGCGGCTGCCCCCAGGCCCGGGTGCGCCAGAAGCCCTGGGTGAGGGCGAGGTGGAGCTCCCGCACGCCCAGCGCCGACACCAGCCGCCCCAGCGCCTTCGGGAAGAGCCTGTAGTGAGAGACTGCGGGCAGCGTTAGCCCCTGTCTGCCCATCTCATCCTCCCGGCCCC
Proteins encoded in this region:
- the PIGT gene encoding GPI-anchor transamidase component PIGT; translated protein: MLAALLLLLLLAAGPGRAGAGRARRDALREELLLSPLPAGDVAATFQFRTRWDADLQRGAVSHYRLFPKALGRLVSALGVRELHLALTQGFWRTRAWGQPPLQAPAGAELWVWFQPTVTDVDKAWKELSNILSGIFCASLNFIDSTNTVTPTASFKPLGLANGTDHHLLRYAVLPREVVCTENLTPWKKLLPCGSKAGLAVLLKAERLFHSSYHSQAVHIRPVCRDASCLAVSWELRQTLTVVFDTFSSGQGKKDWSLFKMFSRTLTDACPLASQSKVYVDISPKNKEKELMEVTPPPASLHEAIVQGDKRTYAVYDLLSPSLFNTSRSLNVQLKWKRPQDSSELPTPILHAQRYVSGYGLQTGEISTLIYNTHPYRAFPVILLETVPWYLRLYVHTLTIITKGKENKPSYIHYQPAQDRRRPHLLEMLIQLPANSVTKITIQFERALLKWTEYTPDPNHGFYVSSSVLSALVPSVIAMKDVDVEQSPLFTSLFPSSDGSSYFVRLYTEPLLVNLPTPDFSMPYNVICLTCTVVAVCYGSFYNLLTRTFHVEEPSRGGLAKRLANIIRKFRGVPPL